The Geoglobus acetivorans genome window below encodes:
- a CDS encoding TIGR00296 family protein: protein MRLLTPEEGDKAVRLARKAIETYISKEEVIKDKLEGVFSEKRGVFTTLTKHGELRGCIGFPYPIKRLDEAIIDSAISAATQDPRFPPVKLEEMDEIEVEVTVLTPPEKLGVSPEDRAKAIEVGRHGLMVIYGPYSGLLLPQVAVEYGMDEEEFLTHTCLKAGLPPDCWLMEEVEVYTFEGQIFREVEPRGRVVGVDMKSCNV from the coding sequence ATGAGATTGCTGACCCCCGAAGAGGGTGATAAAGCCGTCAGACTTGCAAGAAAAGCGATAGAAACCTACATCTCCAAAGAAGAGGTTATTAAAGACAAACTCGAAGGTGTCTTCTCTGAGAAGAGAGGGGTTTTCACAACCCTGACAAAGCACGGAGAGCTCAGAGGGTGCATAGGTTTCCCGTATCCGATTAAAAGGCTTGATGAGGCCATAATAGACTCAGCCATCTCCGCCGCAACCCAAGACCCGCGCTTTCCTCCCGTCAAGCTCGAGGAGATGGACGAGATCGAGGTTGAGGTTACCGTGCTGACCCCTCCTGAGAAGCTCGGAGTTTCGCCAGAGGATAGAGCAAAGGCGATAGAGGTCGGAAGGCACGGGCTGATGGTCATCTACGGCCCATACAGCGGTCTGCTCTTGCCTCAGGTGGCTGTTGAGTATGGAATGGATGAGGAAGAATTTTTGACACACACGTGCCTGAAAGCTGGCCTGCCACCTGACTGCTGGCTGATGGAGGAAGTGGAGGTCTACACCTTTGAGGGGCAGATTTTCAGGGAGGTAGAGCCCCGGGGAAGGGTTGTCGGGGTTGACATGAAATCATGCAATGTCTGA
- a CDS encoding TMEM165/GDT1 family protein, translating into MLEDLAIPFTVVGLAELGDKTQLSVLLLSSRTENRFRLILGVLLAFMVVDGTAIAVGDLAGNAIPEYLMRYISAVLFMLFGILILLKGNEDEAEAKSLANPFYSGFALVFFAEWGDKTQIASGILATRYDPLLVFAGVMLSLGLLTAVAVYAGKVISERVERRIISTISGVVFIAIGIGFAFL; encoded by the coding sequence ATGCTTGAAGACCTGGCAATTCCGTTTACTGTAGTAGGGCTTGCAGAGCTGGGAGATAAGACTCAGTTATCTGTGTTGCTATTATCTTCGAGAACTGAAAATAGGTTCCGGCTGATTTTGGGAGTATTGCTTGCGTTTATGGTTGTGGACGGTACAGCCATAGCTGTGGGGGACTTGGCAGGAAATGCAATTCCTGAATATCTGATGAGGTACATTTCTGCCGTGCTGTTCATGTTGTTTGGTATCTTGATTTTACTGAAAGGAAATGAAGATGAGGCTGAGGCAAAATCGCTTGCAAATCCATTTTACTCGGGATTTGCGCTCGTCTTTTTCGCTGAGTGGGGCGACAAAACACAGATTGCCTCGGGTATTCTTGCAACCAGGTACGATCCCCTGCTTGTTTTTGCAGGAGTTATGCTATCTCTTGGTCTTTTGACTGCTGTTGCAGTGTATGCCGGAAAGGTGATTTCGGAAAGAGTCGAAAGGAGAATAATCTCCACGATTTCTGGAGTTGTTTTTATCGCTATTGGCATTGGCTTTGCATTCTTATAA
- a CDS encoding ATP/GTP-binding protein gives MDLNVIVLGPAGSGKSLLTENFLVYLRDRGYSSVAVNLDTASPPRYEAFRDIRDYVKTEEVMDRFQLGINGALLKSMEIAGSYVDRLAVSGYDFVLYDTPGQLELFLFSDFGIELIERLEGFTAGLFIVDSSRIKDAARFSAMVSQSATISLMLEIPSLTVFNKVDLHVPQSIEKYRSDLENEGVLGEFFECLLRFIEVTSMVYRPVLISARNGYGFDDLFSALNELFCACGDLS, from the coding sequence ATGGACTTGAACGTAATAGTTCTCGGTCCGGCGGGCAGCGGAAAGAGCCTTCTAACAGAAAATTTTCTCGTATATCTGAGGGATCGTGGCTATAGCAGCGTTGCCGTGAACCTGGACACCGCATCCCCTCCGAGGTATGAGGCTTTTCGAGACATCAGGGATTACGTGAAAACGGAGGAGGTTATGGACAGATTTCAGCTCGGGATAAATGGCGCCCTGCTTAAATCGATGGAAATTGCAGGCAGTTATGTGGACAGACTTGCTGTTTCCGGATATGATTTCGTTCTTTACGACACTCCCGGACAGCTTGAGCTTTTTCTGTTTTCGGATTTCGGAATTGAGCTAATTGAAAGGCTTGAGGGATTCACAGCAGGACTGTTCATCGTGGATTCCTCAAGAATTAAGGATGCTGCAAGGTTCTCGGCAATGGTCTCTCAGTCTGCAACCATCTCTCTGATGCTGGAGATACCCTCTCTAACGGTTTTCAACAAAGTGGACCTTCACGTCCCACAGAGTATTGAGAAATATAGAAGCGACCTTGAAAATGAAGGAGTTCTTGGAGAGTTTTTTGAATGCCTGCTTAGGTTTATTGAGGTGACCAGTATGGTCTACCGCCCAGTTCTCATTTCGGCCAGAAACGGATACGGTTTTGATGACCTCTTTTCAGCTTTGAATGAACTTTTCTGTGCATGCGGGGATTTGAGCTGA
- the prs gene encoding ribose-phosphate diphosphokinase, protein MNIIPGTNGELALKISRFFGVSPSYIQVEKLPYGEKYVRIPFEPEGKVYVVNTFFPYPDEILFESRLIGDILRERGAEELVLIAPYLSYSRGIASIFGEARTFETLMNILDVYDRIIAVDFYGNTEKVESVSAMPLLAEYISEECDLVDPVVLGPDEISKEWIRYFANIIESDYGFISKIRVDAQNVVVSRVNADVNGRDVIIADDIVATGSTVVQSAKKLKSLGARKIYVAATHALFSRQVYADILKAGVEDVISTDTVLNFTSRVSVSEIIADRVNF, encoded by the coding sequence ATGAACATCATTCCGGGGACCAATGGAGAGCTGGCCTTGAAAATATCCAGGTTTTTTGGTGTGTCTCCCTCCTACATTCAGGTTGAAAAGCTTCCCTACGGGGAGAAGTATGTCCGAATCCCTTTTGAACCAGAGGGGAAGGTATACGTTGTTAATACCTTTTTCCCGTACCCCGATGAGATTTTGTTTGAGAGCCGGCTGATCGGAGATATTTTGAGGGAAAGGGGAGCAGAAGAACTCGTTCTTATCGCCCCATATCTGTCCTATTCAAGAGGCATCGCTTCGATATTTGGTGAGGCGAGAACTTTTGAAACGCTCATGAACATTCTTGATGTTTACGACAGAATAATTGCTGTGGACTTTTACGGCAACACTGAAAAAGTCGAGAGCGTTTCAGCGATGCCTCTCCTTGCAGAGTACATAAGCGAGGAGTGCGACCTCGTTGATCCTGTTGTTCTCGGTCCCGATGAGATTTCCAAGGAATGGATAAGGTATTTTGCAAACATTATTGAGTCGGATTATGGATTCATTTCCAAGATCAGGGTGGATGCTCAGAATGTTGTTGTCAGCAGGGTCAATGCGGATGTGAATGGCAGGGACGTGATAATAGCGGACGATATTGTTGCGACCGGCTCAACCGTTGTACAGTCTGCAAAGAAGCTTAAGAGCCTTGGTGCGAGAAAAATCTATGTTGCAGCAACTCATGCACTTTTCAGCAGGCAGGTTTATGCAGACATACTGAAAGCAGGTGTTGAAGACGTCATCTCAACCGATACTGTCCTCAACTTCACTTCAAGGGTATCTGTGTCCGAAATCATAGCAGACAGGGTAAATTTCTGA
- a CDS encoding AsnC family transcriptional regulator, with amino-acid sequence MDDKDRVIIDMLTKDARTPLTKIAKKLGITEAAVRKRLKNLEERNIITGYTALVNPSALGYNTVSLTGIDTEPEKLLDVASKMKEYDFAKNVFITTGDHMIMVEIWAKDGDELTRIISDVIGKIEGVKRVCPAIVLEKLK; translated from the coding sequence ATGGATGACAAGGACAGAGTAATAATCGACATGCTCACAAAGGATGCCAGAACACCTCTCACAAAGATAGCCAAAAAGCTTGGAATTACTGAGGCAGCCGTCAGAAAAAGACTGAAAAATCTTGAGGAAAGGAACATAATCACCGGTTATACTGCTCTGGTCAACCCTTCCGCTCTCGGGTATAATACCGTTTCTCTAACAGGAATAGACACGGAGCCGGAAAAACTCCTTGATGTTGCAAGCAAAATGAAGGAGTACGATTTTGCAAAGAACGTTTTCATCACCACTGGAGACCATATGATAATGGTCGAGATATGGGCAAAAGATGGAGACGAGCTTACCAGAATAATTTCAGACGTCATAGGTAAGATTGAGGGTGTAAAGCGAGTCTGTCCAGCAATAGTGCTGGAAAAACTTAAATAA
- a CDS encoding rubrerythrin family protein, translated as MKYLIFANRARKEGFENVERLFEAIAFAEFVHARNHFEALGSVKDTAENLQVAIDGEDWESEEMYPAYRAVAELQNESMAIRSIDFALQAEKFHSEFYARAKRAVESGRDIEIGEIYICEVYSYMADLKVERCPVCGAGSERFRKF; from the coding sequence ATGAAATACCTGATTTTTGCAAACAGGGCAAGAAAAGAGGGTTTTGAAAATGTTGAAAGACTTTTCGAGGCAATAGCTTTTGCGGAGTTCGTGCATGCCAGAAACCATTTTGAAGCGCTTGGCAGTGTAAAAGATACGGCAGAAAATCTGCAGGTTGCAATAGATGGAGAGGACTGGGAAAGTGAGGAAATGTATCCAGCCTACCGGGCTGTTGCGGAGCTTCAGAATGAAAGCATGGCAATAAGAAGTATCGATTTCGCACTCCAGGCAGAAAAATTCCACTCGGAATTTTATGCAAGGGCTAAGCGGGCAGTGGAGAGTGGCAGGGACATTGAGATCGGAGAAATATACATTTGCGAGGTGTATAGCTATATGGCAGATTTGAAAGTGGAGAGGTGTCCAGTTTGTGGTGCAGGCTCTGAAAGGTTCAGAAAATTCTGA
- a CDS encoding ZIP family metal transporter, whose translation MQDALYLSIASTILVSLLSLVGIFTLILKRDSFWNLVFLLVSFAAGVLIGASFLHLLPEAIELSGVESAIDYFLVGFVSFYLLERVLRWRHCHENECDVHPMSHLALVGDSIHNFIDGVVIAVAYVTDINLGILTTIAVISHEIPQELGDFGILVFGGFSVRKALVYNFLTALTAVLGAVFGYFAVAEKFLPIVVAFAAGNFTYIATSDLIPELHKETDSGKSLLSFVIFIAGLLLVYAMGNLHAH comes from the coding sequence ATGCAGGATGCTCTCTATCTCTCTATTGCCAGCACAATCCTTGTAAGCCTGCTTTCACTTGTCGGAATTTTTACATTGATTCTCAAAAGAGATTCGTTCTGGAATCTTGTTTTTCTTCTTGTGAGCTTTGCAGCAGGAGTTTTGATCGGAGCATCCTTTCTTCATCTGTTGCCAGAGGCGATAGAACTTTCTGGGGTGGAAAGTGCGATAGATTATTTCCTTGTTGGATTCGTGTCTTTTTACCTTCTTGAGCGGGTGCTCAGGTGGAGGCACTGTCATGAAAATGAATGCGATGTCCACCCCATGTCTCACCTTGCTCTTGTTGGAGACAGCATTCACAATTTTATAGATGGTGTTGTGATCGCTGTGGCCTACGTTACTGACATAAATCTCGGGATACTGACCACGATTGCAGTCATATCACATGAAATACCTCAGGAACTTGGAGATTTTGGAATACTCGTTTTTGGCGGTTTTTCGGTAAGGAAAGCGCTTGTTTATAATTTTCTTACGGCTCTTACGGCGGTGCTGGGGGCTGTATTTGGATATTTCGCAGTGGCGGAGAAATTTCTTCCGATTGTTGTGGCTTTCGCTGCTGGTAATTTCACATACATTGCAACAAGTGATCTGATTCCCGAACTGCATAAGGAAACGGATTCTGGAAAATCTCTGCTCAGCTTCGTCATCTTTATCGCAGGACTTCTCCTCGTTTATGCCATGGGAAACCTCCATGCACACTGA
- a CDS encoding radical SAM protein gives MYKTEKFSIRDTGEIKKDISVASEFSKSRTVFFGDSDNLVHPDLIEITKFAVEKLNPERITSYARLKTASSMSLKGLKEIRESGLTRLHFGLESGDDETLEMIKKGISSKEAIEGGKKAKKAGFEVSLYILSGITEKWEQHALNSAKAISKIEPDFVRLRSITVIPNTILWNRMKKGIYKPLDPVLRLKEVKLLVENVECETMLFSDHVSNYLWSENGPPFYTGVSGRLPEDRERILEVLERAIKTAEALKNSGKLVDSNMLASAGKIVL, from the coding sequence ATGTACAAAACCGAGAAGTTCTCTATAAGAGATACCGGGGAGATAAAAAAAGATATATCCGTAGCTTCGGAGTTTTCAAAGTCGAGAACAGTATTTTTTGGAGATTCCGACAACCTTGTTCATCCCGACCTCATCGAAATCACAAAGTTTGCAGTAGAAAAGCTAAATCCGGAAAGAATTACAAGCTACGCAAGGCTGAAAACAGCAAGCTCGATGAGCCTGAAGGGTCTCAAAGAAATACGGGAATCGGGTTTGACAAGACTTCATTTCGGCCTTGAGTCCGGAGATGATGAGACCCTCGAGATGATAAAGAAGGGCATAAGCTCTAAAGAGGCTATCGAAGGAGGGAAGAAGGCAAAAAAGGCCGGATTCGAGGTGTCACTGTACATTCTGTCCGGCATAACTGAGAAATGGGAACAGCATGCACTGAACAGTGCCAAGGCGATCAGTAAAATAGAACCCGATTTTGTCAGATTGAGAAGTATCACAGTTATACCCAACACAATCCTCTGGAACAGAATGAAGAAAGGAATTTATAAGCCCCTTGATCCCGTACTCAGGCTGAAAGAAGTGAAGCTCTTAGTCGAGAACGTTGAGTGTGAGACAATGCTGTTCTCAGACCACGTATCAAACTACCTCTGGAGTGAAAACGGACCGCCCTTTTACACGGGAGTTTCAGGAAGGCTACCTGAAGACAGAGAAAGAATTCTGGAAGTACTTGAAAGAGCAATCAAAACTGCTGAAGCTCTGAAGAACAGTGGAAAACTCGTAGATTCCAATATGCTTGCTTCTGCTGGAAAAATTGTCCTTTAA
- a CDS encoding helix-turn-helix domain-containing protein: MNLKKVILRLWHPDCWSIESTRDHPGICLVTKGVFKLEREVRANFHLSAESYDALKSYMKDMEKYRKYAKEIYIIGKSDLEADIHARFPAHTTFYDKVFSLEFMPMRVSISGGFEYWTILIDEERLSDTLNRLLKIDGIEVDVLSISNLKSFEDEEEGDIVGQISRKLSMKQKRVLVEAYRKGYFEWPRKTSVDELAKSFGIAKSTCLHHLRVAESKIVKRFVEELRDREPHLVDSASAAKHIF, translated from the coding sequence ATGAATCTGAAGAAGGTAATTTTAAGGCTCTGGCATCCAGATTGCTGGTCAATTGAATCGACAAGAGATCATCCGGGAATATGTCTGGTAACAAAAGGTGTTTTCAAGCTTGAGAGAGAGGTTAGGGCAAACTTTCACCTAAGTGCGGAGAGTTACGACGCTCTGAAAAGCTACATGAAGGACATGGAGAAATACAGAAAGTATGCGAAGGAGATTTATATTATAGGTAAAAGCGATCTGGAGGCCGACATACATGCTCGTTTTCCTGCGCACACCACATTCTACGATAAGGTATTTTCTCTCGAATTCATGCCAATGCGAGTTTCGATATCTGGCGGATTTGAGTACTGGACGATACTCATAGACGAAGAAAGATTGAGCGACACGCTCAACCGACTTCTAAAGATTGATGGAATTGAGGTGGATGTGCTGAGCATTTCGAACCTCAAATCCTTTGAAGACGAGGAGGAAGGAGATATTGTGGGGCAGATCTCGAGAAAGCTTTCAATGAAACAGAAAAGGGTGCTTGTGGAGGCTTACAGAAAGGGCTATTTTGAGTGGCCGAGAAAAACGAGTGTTGATGAGCTTGCCAAAAGCTTCGGGATAGCGAAATCCACATGCCTTCACCACCTCAGAGTTGCGGAGTCTAAAATTGTAAAAAGATTTGTGGAGGAGCTTAGAGACAGGGAACCGCACCTTGTTGACAGCGCTTCTGCAGCAAAACATATTTTTTAA